A window of Kiritimatiellaceae bacterium contains these coding sequences:
- a CDS encoding family 20 glycosylhydrolase has product MILIPEPNSVRLKDGVCIHPEQTPSVAVDATLGAEAYRLSISPDGVHIAHGGPAGIFYARQTLAQIAGQCGERMPCLEIEDAPALPERGFMLDISRCKVPTLESLMDIASLMASLKLNQFQLYMEHTFAYAGHETVWKGASPMTAEELRALDAHCRELHIELVPNQNSFGHMERWLRHNDYRHLAECPDGFVHPVDGKRRPWGTTLRPDQASLDFVGGLFDELLPNFTSRKFNIGGDEPWELGTGWSQPLAETMGKGRLYLNHLSKLVALATAHGREALYWADGLLHSPELAPLAPDNARPVIWGYEADHPFDEQCALIAATGKPFYIAPGDSTWNSFTGRLHTARANIRAAAQAAVRHGARGFLHTHWGDNGHPQTWATALPGLLLAANASWNPRADEPALADSLDLLLFKDSSGNLGKASVALGELDEAMDIPIPNRSFLFLGSHLPPEELASYLPLLTDQKLEAGRQCLDLARAHIEKATPQTGEGMRCREELLLAHDMARYALERARRIRDNASLGPLQAVSMELKARFADIWLKRNRPGGLEESLADKK; this is encoded by the coding sequence ATGATTCTGATACCCGAGCCTAATTCTGTCCGGCTTAAAGATGGTGTTTGCATCCATCCGGAGCAGACACCCTCTGTCGCGGTTGATGCGACGCTGGGCGCCGAGGCGTACCGTTTATCCATTTCACCCGATGGCGTGCACATCGCGCATGGCGGGCCGGCGGGCATATTCTACGCGCGCCAGACACTCGCACAGATTGCCGGCCAGTGCGGCGAACGGATGCCCTGTCTGGAAATTGAGGACGCGCCGGCCTTGCCTGAGCGCGGATTCATGCTGGATATCAGCCGCTGCAAAGTTCCGACGCTTGAGTCTCTGATGGACATCGCCAGCCTCATGGCATCCCTGAAGCTGAACCAGTTCCAGCTCTACATGGAGCATACATTCGCCTACGCGGGCCATGAAACGGTTTGGAAGGGTGCTTCCCCGATGACGGCTGAGGAACTCCGCGCATTGGACGCCCATTGCCGCGAACTCCACATCGAACTCGTTCCCAACCAGAACAGCTTCGGCCACATGGAGCGATGGCTGCGCCACAACGACTACCGGCATCTTGCCGAGTGCCCGGACGGCTTTGTGCACCCGGTTGACGGCAAGCGCCGCCCCTGGGGCACGACGCTCAGGCCCGACCAGGCATCGCTGGATTTTGTCGGCGGATTATTTGACGAGCTGCTGCCCAACTTCACGAGCCGCAAGTTCAACATCGGCGGCGACGAGCCCTGGGAACTGGGGACAGGCTGGAGCCAGCCTCTGGCTGAAACCATGGGAAAGGGCCGTCTCTATCTCAATCATTTGTCGAAACTCGTGGCGCTCGCCACCGCGCATGGGCGTGAGGCGCTTTACTGGGCGGATGGCCTGCTGCATTCGCCGGAGCTGGCCCCGCTCGCCCCGGACAACGCCCGCCCGGTCATCTGGGGGTATGAGGCCGATCACCCGTTCGACGAACAATGCGCGCTGATCGCGGCAACAGGCAAGCCGTTCTATATTGCACCGGGAGATTCCACCTGGAACAGTTTTACCGGGCGTTTGCACACGGCGCGTGCCAACATCCGCGCCGCCGCTCAGGCCGCTGTGCGCCACGGAGCCAGAGGATTTCTGCATACGCATTGGGGCGATAACGGTCATCCCCAGACGTGGGCGACCGCCTTGCCGGGTCTGCTGCTCGCCGCGAATGCCTCATGGAATCCCCGCGCCGATGAGCCGGCGCTGGCGGACAGCCTCGACCTTTTGCTCTTCAAAGACTCCTCGGGAAATCTGGGCAAGGCCTCTGTCGCGCTTGGGGAATTGGATGAAGCCATGGACATCCCCATTCCGAACCGCAGTTTCCTGTTTCTCGGTTCGCACCTGCCGCCAGAGGAACTCGCGTCCTATCTTCCGTTACTGACGGACCAGAAGCTGGAGGCCGGGCGGCAATGTCTCGATTTGGCGCGGGCACACATTGAGAAGGCTACCCCGCAAACGGGCGAGGGCATGCGCTGCCGCGAGGAACTGCTGCTGGCGCACGACATGGCCCGCTACGCGCTTGAACGTGCACGTCGAATCAGGGATAACGCCTCCCTTGGCCCGCTGCAAGCGGTGAGCATGGAGCTCAAGGCGCGTTTCGCGGACATTTGGTTGAAGCGCAACAGGCCCGGTGGACTTGAAGAAAGTCTGGCCGATAAGAAATAG
- a CDS encoding SH3 domain-containing protein has product MKKILFALIALTAVAYAEEAAVKVKVVGDRVSLRAVPDTNAVLLGRTMLGDELVLKDNSNPEWVGILPPETIDLWVSGEFVSDKTVRTELLNIRSGPSLSHSVVGTASSGTVLNVRGEIAQWLKIAPTSNTTVWVSRKYVDAPGAVITEPVAVPSSTQKTQTVVQAVAEPTVQEVMTSISAASKKKLVEDSSKLQGVEGTYYGVLRPFDGTLYQLVDDHFTDITVCYVRGNEAQMKTFTGMRLQITGKVYWVEGMDLPVVNKPTRIRLLPTEKK; this is encoded by the coding sequence ATGAAAAAAATTCTGTTTGCACTCATTGCGCTGACCGCCGTTGCGTATGCGGAAGAGGCTGCTGTCAAAGTAAAGGTAGTCGGCGATCGCGTCAGTCTGCGCGCCGTGCCGGACACCAACGCCGTTCTACTCGGTCGCACCATGCTGGGCGACGAACTGGTTCTGAAAGATAACAGCAATCCGGAATGGGTCGGTATTCTGCCGCCCGAGACGATAGACCTTTGGGTGAGCGGCGAGTTTGTCAGCGATAAAACGGTGCGGACGGAACTGCTTAATATCCGTTCCGGCCCGAGTTTAAGCCACAGCGTAGTCGGCACAGCGAGCAGCGGAACGGTTTTGAATGTTCGCGGAGAAATCGCTCAGTGGTTGAAGATTGCGCCAACTTCCAACACGACGGTTTGGGTCAGCCGCAAATATGTTGATGCACCCGGAGCTGTGATAACTGAGCCTGTCGCGGTGCCGTCATCGACGCAGAAAACTCAGACGGTCGTTCAGGCTGTTGCGGAGCCGACCGTTCAGGAAGTCATGACATCCATCTCAGCGGCATCGAAGAAGAAGCTCGTCGAAGATTCCTCCAAGCTGCAGGGCGTCGAGGGAACCTATTACGGCGTATTGCGGCCGTTCGACGGTACGCTTTATCAGCTGGTGGATGATCACTTTACGGACATCACCGTCTGTTATGTTCGCGGGAATGAGGCTCAAATGAAAACGTTTACCGGTATGCGACTTCAGATCACCGGCAAAGTTTACTGGGTTGAAGGGATGGATCTGCCGGTGGTTAACAAGCCGACACGAATCAGACTTCTTCCAACAGAGAAAAAATAG
- a CDS encoding sodium/solute symporter (Members of the Solute:Sodium Symporter (SSS), TC 2.A.21 as described in tcdb.org, catalyze solute:Na+ symport. Known solutes for members of the family include sugars, amino acids, nucleosides, inositols, vitamins, urea or anions, depending on the system.) — MAFVDWLIAAAYLITVLCVGFYAGGREENEADFLVGGRKVPWLAVLASLIATEVSAATFLAVPGIGFGENMTYLQFGIGSILARFFVAAVFIGAFYNAGCMSIYEFLGKSFGPRSQYAGSLLFLVTRLMASGVRLLIAAKGLSIIFGMPLHWVIIAFTLFTVIYTGYGGIKAVIWTDCVQALVFTGAGIAVLCYIVQVLGWHSFVSAGMEGGRFEVFRLVPDGEGIGAWFNDSKTLMMAIWFGFISTTAALGTDQDLTQRLLSAKNAASARRSVALSGFIAIPIAALFLLVGVGLYGISCTPLGAELTNLSSNDEAFPRFITAIAPAGLRGLLLAGVLAAAMSSIDSTTAALSSSVLRDLIEPWTGRKREKLNHLAISRWLIYIFAIILALIAWLFRDSESFLWLAFQVTSVTYGVLLGVFLLGLRGRRGNDAGNMLAIGLGLLVASISLAAIKTGRISIAWTWVIAIGAAVTYAVGNAFKRNENDSDTRA; from the coding sequence ATGGCTTTTGTTGACTGGCTGATTGCGGCTGCATATTTGATTACGGTTCTTTGCGTAGGCTTCTATGCCGGCGGCCGCGAGGAGAATGAGGCGGATTTTCTTGTCGGGGGGCGAAAGGTTCCATGGCTTGCGGTGCTTGCATCGCTCATCGCCACCGAAGTCAGCGCGGCCACCTTTCTCGCGGTGCCGGGCATTGGCTTTGGCGAAAACATGACTTATCTGCAGTTCGGCATAGGGTCCATCCTGGCGCGGTTTTTCGTCGCCGCCGTGTTCATCGGTGCCTTTTACAATGCGGGCTGCATGAGCATCTACGAGTTTCTCGGCAAGAGCTTCGGGCCGCGCAGCCAGTACGCGGGCTCCCTGCTGTTCCTTGTCACCCGGTTGATGGCGTCCGGTGTCAGGCTGCTTATCGCGGCAAAGGGACTCAGTATTATTTTCGGGATGCCTCTGCATTGGGTCATCATCGCGTTCACCCTTTTCACCGTTATTTACACAGGTTACGGCGGCATCAAGGCGGTGATCTGGACAGATTGTGTGCAGGCGCTCGTGTTTACGGGGGCTGGGATCGCCGTGCTTTGCTACATCGTGCAGGTGCTGGGATGGCACTCTTTTGTATCAGCGGGTATGGAGGGCGGGCGTTTTGAAGTATTCCGGCTCGTACCCGACGGAGAAGGAATCGGCGCGTGGTTCAACGACTCGAAAACGCTGATGATGGCTATCTGGTTCGGTTTTATCAGCACAACGGCTGCGCTGGGAACGGATCAGGATCTCACGCAACGCCTGCTCAGCGCCAAAAACGCAGCCAGCGCACGGCGCAGTGTTGCCCTCAGCGGGTTCATCGCCATCCCGATTGCGGCGCTTTTCCTGCTGGTGGGGGTTGGTCTCTACGGAATAAGCTGCACGCCGCTGGGCGCCGAGCTCACGAATCTCTCAAGCAATGATGAGGCATTTCCGCGGTTTATCACAGCAATCGCCCCGGCGGGATTGCGCGGGCTGCTGCTCGCCGGCGTGCTGGCCGCGGCGATGTCCAGCATTGACTCCACGACGGCCGCCCTGAGTTCCTCGGTCTTACGGGATCTGATCGAACCATGGACGGGCAGGAAGCGAGAGAAACTCAACCATCTGGCGATCTCCCGCTGGCTTATTTACATTTTTGCCATCATCCTTGCGCTGATCGCATGGCTGTTTCGCGATAGTGAGTCGTTCCTGTGGCTCGCATTTCAGGTTACCAGCGTCACGTACGGCGTCTTGCTCGGAGTATTCCTGCTGGGTCTGCGAGGCAGGCGCGGCAATGATGCCGGAAACATGCTGGCGATCGGGTTGGGGCTGTTGGTGGCGTCTATAAGCCTTGCCGCCATTAAAACGGGGCGGATTTCCATCGCGTGGACATGGGTGATAGCGATCGGCGCAGCGGTCACCTATGCCGTTGGCAACGCTTTTAAACGGAATGAAAATGATTCTGATACCCGAGCCTAA
- a CDS encoding SIS domain-containing protein yields MLNAIDQAEKFLKVAGEFSLGDLPTEQSHPLTADLSRLSQEDLRAAFNRLREVDLLALSCLCGEAERIAELAQCIADTFASGGRLFIAGCGATGRLALTVEMLCRSGVLPPELRESVIGFMAGGDVALIRSIEGFEDHPEYGARQLTELGYRDGDMLVGVTEGGETPFVIGAVQASIPLSIRAPWFCYCNPDDVLRRVATRSRETLDDPRIRKLNLTVGPMALAGSTRMQATTVQLAALLIAIRHRDRPGMIGEELERLMAAIERLNYAELAPLTEAESAIYQNGGHVLYSTREYGLTVLTDTTERAPTFSLAAFENLQDTSLPKSLCYLTLAESRDSAGAWDALLGRGPRTLEWQETRSITGRDWLLGYDISNHARAHREARWGSAAHLFSIEDGSSSVRFALDDIAVAVPMPADVIQRNLCLKVLLNAHSTLMMGRLGRYEGNLMTWVKPSNNKLIDRAIRYVRELHCRRCGRRPDYSMVAHALFEAQASLQPTEPIVLKTLERIRQEG; encoded by the coding sequence ATGCTGAATGCTATTGACCAAGCGGAAAAGTTCCTGAAGGTGGCCGGCGAATTTAGTCTAGGAGACCTGCCCACCGAGCAGTCTCATCCCCTGACGGCGGATCTCTCCCGCCTTTCACAGGAGGATTTGCGCGCCGCGTTTAACCGATTGCGGGAGGTAGACCTCTTAGCGCTGTCGTGCTTGTGTGGTGAGGCGGAGAGGATTGCGGAGCTTGCTCAGTGCATTGCGGACACCTTTGCCTCCGGAGGACGGCTGTTTATTGCGGGATGCGGCGCTACGGGACGGCTTGCCCTTACCGTCGAAATGCTTTGCCGGAGCGGCGTGCTGCCCCCGGAACTGCGGGAATCCGTAATCGGATTCATGGCGGGCGGTGATGTTGCGCTGATCCGTTCGATTGAGGGCTTTGAGGATCACCCCGAATATGGAGCGCGACAATTAACGGAACTGGGCTACCGGGATGGCGACATGCTCGTGGGTGTGACGGAAGGCGGGGAGACGCCGTTTGTCATCGGTGCGGTCCAGGCTTCGATTCCGCTTTCGATCCGCGCGCCGTGGTTCTGTTACTGTAATCCCGACGACGTGCTCAGGCGTGTCGCCACCCGCTCGCGTGAAACGCTGGATGACCCGCGCATTCGAAAGCTGAATCTGACTGTGGGGCCGATGGCTCTCGCGGGCAGCACACGCATGCAGGCCACCACCGTCCAGTTGGCGGCCCTGTTGATTGCTATCCGGCATCGTGACCGTCCTGGCATGATCGGGGAGGAACTGGAGCGCCTGATGGCAGCGATAGAGCGATTGAATTATGCAGAGTTGGCGCCGCTGACGGAGGCCGAGAGTGCCATTTACCAGAACGGGGGCCATGTGCTTTACTCTACCCGCGAGTATGGACTGACAGTGTTGACCGACACCACCGAGCGCGCCCCGACATTCAGCCTCGCCGCATTTGAGAACCTGCAGGACACCAGTCTGCCCAAATCGCTTTGCTACCTGACGCTTGCCGAGTCACGGGACAGCGCCGGTGCCTGGGATGCCCTCCTTGGGCGAGGGCCGCGCACGCTCGAATGGCAGGAAACGCGCAGCATAACCGGCAGGGACTGGCTGCTTGGGTATGACATTTCCAACCATGCCCGTGCGCACCGCGAGGCGCGATGGGGCTCTGCCGCGCATCTGTTTTCGATTGAGGACGGCAGCAGCAGTGTCCGTTTCGCCCTTGATGACATTGCGGTCGCGGTACCGATGCCTGCCGATGTGATTCAGCGCAACCTCTGCCTGAAGGTGCTGCTCAATGCGCATTCCACGCTGATGATGGGCCGTCTTGGCCGCTACGAGGGAAACCTCATGACCTGGGTAAAGCCGAGCAATAACAAGCTGATCGACCGGGCGATCCGCTATGTGCGCGAACTCCACTGCAGGCGTTGCGGACGCAGACCGGATTACTCTATGGTGGCGCACGCGCTGTTTGAGGCACAGGCGTCGTTGCAGCCTACCGAACCGATTGTATTGAAAACGCTGGAGAGAATCCGGCAGGAGGGATGA
- a CDS encoding phosphatase PAP2 family protein, whose translation MKKRSSLVLILLCMVLAAVLFGSWFRCQEGYNDVKGRPALRYTQQDSFWKAIDSNVFLAMNGTMKDNPVMQTVWGIANHRAFDLVAAAWMGLLFVIYYVRNPRNENRAELIQFGLYMIAALLLVTLASEALIHFHRLSPTETAGLKAQAILLTDLKEHITWSVKVGSSNSFPGDHATVLMFIGSFLIWRLRSWYGWCAAFGIIVFALPRLAGGGHWLSDILVGSLSFYLFFFPLVLFQPVREWILKVLYNPSRWICRNLPFSGADGQNH comes from the coding sequence TTGAAAAAGCGCAGTTCTCTGGTGTTAATCCTGTTGTGCATGGTGCTGGCGGCAGTCTTGTTTGGCAGCTGGTTCCGGTGTCAGGAAGGCTATAACGATGTGAAGGGTCGCCCGGCCCTCCGTTATACACAGCAGGATTCTTTCTGGAAGGCGATCGACTCGAATGTCTTTCTGGCGATGAACGGCACAATGAAAGACAATCCGGTGATGCAGACGGTCTGGGGCATTGCCAACCATCGTGCGTTTGATCTTGTCGCTGCCGCATGGATGGGACTTCTGTTTGTCATTTATTATGTCCGCAATCCGCGGAATGAAAACCGCGCCGAACTGATTCAGTTCGGACTCTACATGATCGCCGCGCTTCTGCTCGTTACGCTGGCATCCGAGGCGCTTATTCATTTTCATCGCCTGTCGCCGACGGAAACCGCCGGACTGAAGGCGCAGGCGATTCTGCTTACGGATTTGAAGGAGCATATCACCTGGAGTGTAAAGGTCGGCTCCAGCAACAGTTTCCCCGGTGACCACGCGACCGTGCTGATGTTTATCGGCTCCTTTCTTATCTGGCGACTGCGCTCATGGTACGGGTGGTGCGCCGCCTTCGGTATAATTGTTTTTGCCTTGCCGCGTCTGGCGGGCGGCGGCCACTGGCTGTCCGACATTCTGGTCGGCAGTCTTTCCTTCTACCTTTTCTTTTTTCCGCTGGTTTTATTTCAACCGGTTCGCGAATGGATCCTGAAGGTCTTGTACAATCCATCACGTTGGATTTGCCGAAACCTGCCTTTTTCCGGGGCCGACGGACAAAATCATTAA
- a CDS encoding sulfatase-like hydrolase/transferase encodes MNRKKQPNLIFIFSDQQHHRAMGAKDPFFKTPNLDGFAATATRFDKVYCATPLCSPARATLMTGRSPWKHGVVDNGIPLREETIAQRLQRQGYYTAYFGKWHLGEDPAAIAGWDEKQGVYNEYKPPNRPLSDREVCDYALEFISRADEIDKPVALFISLDEPHGVYWAMPNSPYSKDFMNEPVVPENTPLPASWAERELPDGPPWDTYPMGNQKIYSETVRNSEAEAKRYRAVYRDCLTRFDRNLGELLDKLKQKQIFDDALVMITTDHGDMDAAHRLIFKGPVPFEELHRIPLAVKLPNQKTGRVETNALVSTADLPATLLDYAGKPQATEDGFSLRAVLEGTGLHEREEAIIQYPKPLIRSIRRGKWKYSRFPNGVEWLFDVEADPSEMKNLAADSEMKPVMKDLSRRIDAAVGR; translated from the coding sequence ATGAACCGCAAAAAACAGCCGAACCTTATTTTTATTTTTTCCGACCAGCAGCATCACCGGGCGATGGGCGCGAAAGATCCGTTTTTCAAAACGCCCAATCTGGACGGTTTTGCAGCCACCGCGACCCGTTTTGACAAGGTGTATTGCGCGACACCGCTCTGCTCTCCGGCGAGGGCCACGCTGATGACCGGACGGAGTCCGTGGAAGCATGGTGTGGTGGACAACGGGATTCCTCTGCGTGAGGAAACGATCGCTCAGCGTTTGCAAAGACAGGGTTATTACACCGCTTATTTCGGGAAGTGGCACCTCGGCGAAGATCCGGCGGCCATTGCTGGCTGGGACGAAAAGCAGGGCGTTTATAACGAATACAAACCGCCAAACCGGCCGCTCAGTGACCGGGAAGTTTGCGACTACGCTCTGGAGTTTATTTCCAGAGCCGATGAGATTGATAAACCGGTTGCTCTTTTCATCTCTCTCGACGAGCCGCATGGCGTCTATTGGGCCATGCCGAATTCTCCGTACTCGAAGGATTTTATGAACGAACCGGTTGTGCCGGAAAACACGCCTTTGCCAGCTTCGTGGGCGGAACGGGAACTACCGGACGGGCCGCCGTGGGACACCTATCCGATGGGCAATCAGAAAATCTACTCCGAAACCGTGCGCAACAGTGAAGCCGAAGCAAAACGCTATCGCGCCGTTTACCGGGACTGTTTAACACGGTTTGACCGGAACCTCGGCGAACTGCTAGATAAGCTAAAACAAAAACAGATTTTCGATGACGCACTGGTGATGATCACCACCGACCACGGCGATATGGACGCGGCGCACCGCCTGATTTTTAAAGGCCCGGTTCCGTTCGAAGAACTTCACCGTATTCCGCTGGCTGTCAAACTGCCGAATCAAAAAACCGGACGGGTGGAAACGAATGCATTGGTCAGCACAGCCGATCTTCCCGCCACACTGCTCGACTACGCCGGAAAACCGCAGGCGACCGAAGATGGATTCTCTCTGCGCGCCGTGCTGGAAGGAACCGGTTTACATGAGCGGGAAGAGGCCATCATTCAATACCCCAAGCCACTGATCCGTTCGATTCGCCGTGGAAAGTGGAAATACAGCCGGTTCCCGAACGGGGTTGAGTGGCTGTTTGACGTGGAAGCCGATCCGAGCGAAATGAAAAATCTCGCCGCCGATTCGGAAATGAAACCGGTGATGAAAGATCTGTCGCGCCGCATCGATGCGGCTGTCGGGCGGTGA
- a CDS encoding 23S rRNA (cytosine(1962)-C(5))-methyltransferase RlmI (SAM-dependent;catalyzes the methylation of cytosine at position 1962 of the 23S rRNA) has product MNSVILKKGREKNLLQRHPWIFSGAIERVEVAPGVGETVTVCSFDRKPLAQAAWSPQSQISLRVWSFNPATVIDADFFRTKLKNAIAARGKINSNALRLVAAESDGLPGLIIDRYADWLVCQFLSAGSEFWKDTIVELLQELFPGLSIYERSDVSVREKEGLPSRCGVLSGAEPPEHVEIEESGMRLLVDIKGGHKTGYYLDQRDSRLAVRQWAEGRDVLNCFSYTGGFGVAALLGGAKHVLQMDSSGPALEIAKQNATLNGLDPAASEYIEGDVFKELRRFRDSRRDFDLIILDPPKFIESRNQLEKGARGYKDINLLAFKLLRPGGLLFTFSCSGLMEMPLFQKIVADSALDAGRNGQILAVLNQSPDHPIALNFPEGAYLKGLLCRAE; this is encoded by the coding sequence ATGAATTCTGTCATTCTAAAAAAAGGTCGCGAAAAGAATCTGCTTCAGCGGCATCCGTGGATTTTTTCCGGAGCGATCGAGCGCGTCGAAGTCGCGCCGGGTGTCGGCGAAACCGTCACGGTCTGTTCGTTTGACCGTAAACCGCTGGCGCAAGCCGCGTGGTCGCCGCAGTCGCAGATTTCCCTGCGCGTCTGGAGCTTTAATCCGGCGACCGTTATTGATGCCGACTTCTTCCGGACGAAGCTGAAAAATGCCATTGCTGCTCGCGGGAAAATTAATTCCAACGCACTCCGGCTGGTCGCGGCGGAGTCCGATGGACTGCCCGGTCTGATTATCGACCGCTATGCCGACTGGCTGGTCTGCCAGTTTCTTTCCGCTGGTTCCGAATTTTGGAAAGACACCATCGTAGAACTGTTGCAGGAACTTTTTCCCGGACTTTCCATCTACGAGCGATCCGATGTTTCGGTGCGCGAAAAAGAAGGTCTTCCGTCGCGTTGCGGCGTGCTGAGCGGCGCGGAGCCGCCGGAGCACGTTGAAATCGAAGAAAGCGGCATGCGTCTGCTGGTGGACATTAAAGGCGGACACAAGACCGGTTACTACCTCGATCAGCGTGACAGCCGCTTGGCCGTACGCCAGTGGGCCGAAGGGCGCGACGTACTCAACTGCTTTTCCTACACCGGCGGCTTCGGTGTCGCCGCACTGCTTGGCGGCGCGAAGCACGTTCTGCAAATGGACAGCTCCGGCCCGGCGCTTGAGATTGCCAAACAAAACGCCACGCTCAATGGACTCGATCCGGCGGCTTCGGAATACATCGAAGGCGATGTGTTCAAAGAGCTGCGCCGCTTCCGCGACTCGCGGCGCGACTTTGACCTGATCATTCTCGATCCGCCGAAGTTCATTGAATCGCGCAATCAGCTCGAAAAGGGCGCGCGCGGTTATAAAGACATCAACCTGCTGGCCTTCAAACTGCTGCGGCCCGGCGGACTGCTTTTCACTTTTTCCTGTTCCGGCCTGATGGAGATGCCTCTGTTTCAGAAGATTGTCGCCGACTCCGCGCTCGATGCCGGACGGAACGGGCAAATTCTGGCGGTACTGAATCAGTCACCGGATCATCCGATCGCCCTGAATTTCCCGGAAGGGGCCTATCTCAAAGGCCTGCTCTGTCGCGCGGAGTAG
- a CDS encoding tyrosine--tRNA ligase, protein MTIDEQLNVLTARHVDLISAGELKRKLEAAKKEKRGLRIKYGADPSAPDIHLGHVVGLNKLREFQDAGHTVVFIIGDFTGMIGDPSGKSATRPALSREQVAANAESYKRQIFKVLDPEKTEVRFNSEWLGGMKFEDVIRLSAHVTVAQLLARDDFSKRYADNRPISLVEFLYPLVQAYDSVMVKADVELGGTDQLFNLLLGRELQKVYGQEPQVVMTLPLIEGLDGVQKMSKSLGNYVGVNECAKDMFGKLMSVSDELMWKYFLHILCRNPAEIKTMQAKVASGELHPRAVKDELGRCVVDRFVGTGEGQKASDEFARIFSQNELPDDMPDLKLDGDTGIIDLVVKAGFATSTSEARRLVQQGGVRINDEQISDVKAVITPADGMILKVGKRKFARIVC, encoded by the coding sequence ATGACTATTGATGAACAGCTCAACGTCCTCACAGCCCGCCATGTGGATTTGATTTCCGCCGGGGAACTGAAGCGCAAACTCGAAGCCGCCAAAAAAGAAAAGCGCGGTCTGCGCATCAAATACGGCGCCGACCCGTCCGCGCCGGATATTCATCTCGGCCACGTCGTCGGCCTGAACAAGCTGCGCGAATTTCAGGACGCGGGGCATACGGTGGTTTTCATTATCGGCGATTTCACCGGCATGATCGGCGACCCGTCCGGCAAGTCAGCGACCCGTCCGGCGCTTTCCCGCGAGCAGGTTGCCGCCAACGCCGAAAGTTATAAGCGGCAGATTTTTAAAGTACTCGATCCGGAAAAAACCGAAGTACGCTTCAATTCCGAATGGCTCGGCGGCATGAAGTTTGAAGACGTCATCCGTCTCTCCGCGCACGTCACCGTGGCCCAGTTGCTGGCGCGCGACGACTTTTCTAAACGCTACGCTGACAACCGCCCAATCTCTCTCGTCGAATTTCTCTATCCGCTGGTGCAGGCCTACGACTCCGTCATGGTCAAAGCCGACGTGGAACTTGGCGGAACCGACCAGCTTTTCAATCTGCTGCTGGGCCGCGAACTGCAAAAGGTTTACGGACAGGAACCGCAGGTCGTCATGACACTTCCGCTGATCGAAGGACTCGACGGCGTGCAGAAAATGAGCAAGAGCCTCGGCAACTATGTCGGCGTCAATGAATGCGCCAAAGATATGTTCGGCAAACTGATGAGCGTCAGCGACGAGCTGATGTGGAAATATTTCCTGCACATCCTTTGCCGGAATCCGGCGGAAATCAAAACTATGCAGGCCAAAGTCGCCTCCGGCGAATTGCATCCGCGCGCCGTTAAAGACGAACTCGGCCGCTGTGTCGTCGACCGCTTTGTCGGCACTGGCGAAGGCCAGAAAGCCTCCGACGAATTCGCCCGCATCTTTTCTCAGAACGAACTGCCGGACGATATGCCCGATCTAAAACTGGATGGCGACACCGGTATCATTGATCTGGTCGTCAAAGCCGGATTCGCGACCTCCACCAGCGAAGCCCGCCGTTTGGTTCAGCAAGGCGGGGTGCGCATCAACGACGAACAGATTTCCGACGTCAAAGCGGTCATCACGCCTGCCGACGGAATGATTCTTAAAGTCGGCAAGCGCAAGTTCGCCCGCATCGTGTGCTGA